One genomic window of Brienomyrus brachyistius isolate T26 unplaced genomic scaffold, BBRACH_0.4 scaffold142, whole genome shotgun sequence includes the following:
- the LOC125727996 gene encoding dynein light chain roadblock-type 2 isoform X2, which translates to MTEVEETLKRIESRKGVIGTIVVNAEGIPIRTTLDNSTTVQYVGLLHHLAMKARNTVRELDPQNDLTFLRVRSKKHEIMVSPDKDYLLIVIQSSGD; encoded by the exons ATG ACAGAAGTTGAGGAGACCCTGAAGAGAATAGAGTCACGCAAAGGTGTAATTGGAACGATCGTTGTAAATGCCGAAG GTATCCCAATCAGAACTACTCTGGACAACTCCACCACCGTTCAGTATGTTGGATTGTTGCATCATCTTGCCATGAAAGCCAGAAACACAGTGAGGGAGCTTGACCCCCAAAATGATCTGACATTCCTTCGTGTTCGATCAAAGAAACACGAGATCATGGTGTCGCCAG ATAAGGATTATTTATTAATTGTGATCCAGAGCTCAGGTGATTAG
- the LOC125727996 gene encoding dynein light chain roadblock-type 2 isoform X1, with protein MTEVEETLKRIESRKGVIGTIVVNAEGIPIRTTLDNSTTVQYVGLLHHLAMKARNTVRELDPQNDLTFLRVRSKKHEIMVSPGISKSSTACSLYSVTHLRLIMYQRNMSAFMPFGFISRKHVK; from the exons ATG ACAGAAGTTGAGGAGACCCTGAAGAGAATAGAGTCACGCAAAGGTGTAATTGGAACGATCGTTGTAAATGCCGAAG GTATCCCAATCAGAACTACTCTGGACAACTCCACCACCGTTCAGTATGTTGGATTGTTGCATCATCTTGCCATGAAAGCCAGAAACACAGTGAGGGAGCTTGACCCCCAAAATGATCTGACATTCCTTCGTGTTCGATCAAAGAAACACGAGATCATGGTGTCGCCAG GTATCTCCAAATCCTCCACTGCCTGCTCCCTCTACTCAGTTACACACCTCCGCCTTATAATGTACCAGAGAAATATGTCTGCCTTCATGCCATTTGGCTTCATTTCAAGAAAGCatgtaaaataa